The genomic DNA CGTCCAGACCGGGCCGTCAGCATCCGCCATGCCTTGCGCAAGGCCCGGCTCCAACGTCCGCGCCCATGTTTCGGGTTCCATCCCGCCGCCCCGGTCGGCGATTTCCATCACCGCCAGTTCCTGGTCCCGGCGCAGACGGACCACCACCTCGCCCCCATCCTTCCGGCAGGACTCCACCGCGTTGATCATCACGTGCTGCAACGCCTGCATCAGCTGTACTCGCACGCCCCGGACGCGCAGGCCCAC from Kiritimatiellia bacterium includes the following:
- a CDS encoding ATP-binding protein codes for the protein MNRAEEIVALEHLAQDAVESFSEWARNRGVELGVVVGEVGLRVRGVRVQLMQALQHVMINAVESCRKDGGEVVVRLRRDQELAVMEIADRGGGMEPETWARTLEPGLAQGMADADGPVWTMTKRIILQHLGCMALSSWAGGVTRTTIWLPLCLEGPSILP